The genomic interval CCCGGTGAACACCATCGTCGGCCAGCGCTGTGTCGCCTGCCATGCGGCGCATCCGACCCAGCCCGGCTTTGCCACGGCGCCGGCCGGCGTGATGCTCGATTCTCCCGAACTCGTCGCCCAGCATGCGCAGCGCATCTACCAGCAGACCGTGCAGCTGAAAGCCATGCCGCTGGCGAACCTCACCCACATGACCGACGCCGAACGGGCGCAGGTCGGCGCCTGGTTCGAAGCCGGGGCAAAAACTGGAAGGAACTGATGGATACCAACGCAAGACAGCAGCTGCTCGACTGGATCGACGCCCATTTCGACGAGGAAGTCGCCTTCCTGCAGTCGGTTGTGCGCATTCCTACCGATACCCCGCCCGGCAATAATGCGCCGCACGCGGAAGCGGTGGCGGACATGGTGCGCAACTACGGCTGGGAAGCCGAGCGCCACGCGGTGCCGCAGCAGGCCGTGCGCGACTACGGCATGGAGAGCATCACCAACCTGATCGTGCGCCGGCCCTACGGTGGCGGTGGCCCGACCATTGCGCTCAACGCCCACGGTGACGTGGTACCGCCGGGCGAAGGCTGGAGCCGTCCGCCCTACGGCGCGCAAGTCGAGGACGGCTTCCTCTACGGGCGCGCCGCGGCCGTGTCGAAGAGCGATTTCGCGACCTATATCTTTGCGGTGCGTGCATTGGAGGCGCTCGGCCGCCCGCTCAAGGGCGGCGTCGAGCTGCACTTCACCTATGACGAGGAATTCGGCGGCCTGCTGGGGCCGGGCTGGCTGCTCGAGCAGGAGCTCACGCGTCCCGACCTGGTGATTGCCGCCGGCTTCAGCCACGGCATCGTCACCGCGCACAACGCCTGCCTGCAGCTGGAGGTGACGGTGCACGGGAAAGCCGGCCATGGCGCCATGCCCGAGACCGCGGTCGACGCGCTGCAGGCGGCCACGCGCATCCTGAACGCGATCTACGGCCAGCTGCCGGAACTCAAGAAGATCAAGTCGACCGTGCCGGGCATCGACTCGCCCACCATGCTGGTCGGGCGCATCGATGGCGGCACCAACACCAACGTCGTGCCGGGCAAAGTGACCCTGAAGATGGACCGGCGCATGATTCCGGAAGAGGATCCGGTACAGGTGGAAGCGGGCGTGCGCGCGCTGATCGAGGAAGCAGTGGCGGGCATGCCCGGCATCCGCATCGAGATCCGGCGCCTGCTGCTGTCGCATGCGCTGCGTCCCCTGCCCGGGTCCGGGCAGCTGGCCGCGGCCCTGCAGCGCAATGCAAAGGCGGTGCTGGGCGAAGACATTCCGCCCACGGCACGCCGCTGTACGCGGACGCGCGGCTGTATGGCGAGCGCGGCATCCCCGCCGTGATGTACGGCGCCGGCCCGCGTACGGTGCCGGAATCGAACGCAAAGAAGGCGGACGAAAGGCTGGCGCTGGAAGACTTGCGCAGCGCGACCAAGGTGGTGGCGTTGACGCTCCTGGATTTGCTGTCGTAGGGTAGGCGGCTCGGTCGCGAGGGTGGTGCACACGCAGCTTAGCGCCGCGGTTGCCACCGCTAGTCGTGCACCGTAGGGTGGACTCCTGAGTCCACGCGTTAGGTGCGTATGCAGTGGCAAAACGTCTTGATAATCGGCGCATGGGCGCGCCGCTCGCTTACGGGGTCTGCATACGCAGTACCGCGTGGACTCAGGAGTCCACCCTACGTTATGCCGCTGCCAGCGACAAAGGTCGTTCCGTAGGGTGGACGGCTTAACTGGTCCGCGCCGTGGTTCGCACACGCGTGCGTTGAACGCGTGGGGTAGTGCACCGTAGGGTGGACTCCTGAGTCCACGCGTTGGGTGCGTATGCTGTGGCAAAACGTTTCAATAATCGGCGCACGTGCGCGCCGCTCGCTCTCCGGGTCGGCATACACAGTACCGCGTGGACTCAGGAGTCCACCCTACGTTAGGCCGCTGCCAGCGACAAAAGGTCGTTCCGTAGGGTGGACGGCTCCACCTGAGTGCCTGTATTCATGCAACCGGTGCGCCGTCCACGCGTTCAACCAGCAGGTGCCCGTTCGCGCGCTTACGGCTGCCCACTCCCTCCCACCTTCGCCAGCGCCTCGGCCTGGCGCACCAGCCTGACGAATTCGGCGCGGTAGCCTTCGCTGTCCACTCCGCGCGCGCCATTGGCCAGGTCGGCAATCTCGGCATGGCTGTAGCCCATTACCTGCGGCTCTCCGCGCAGGCGCTGGCCGAAGGCGGCAACGGCGACCGCGAAGCGCGCGTCAAGGGGCGCGGCCTGCAGCGTCTTGTGGAACCGAGGCGGCCCGCACCGGCTGCTCGACCAGGCGGCTGCTGGACTCGCCCGGCAGCTTGTAGCGCAGGCGCACGAAACACAGCTCGTCGCCCGTGGCCGCGTTGGCCGCCTTTTTCCCTCTGTCCGCGCCGTAGCGCAGCGGGTCGACCAGCTTGCCTGCGGCGGCCGCCGGCGTGATCTCGTAGATCGCGGTGACGCTGTGGCCCGCGCCCATGTCGCCGGCGTCGACCTTGTCGTCCTTGAAGTCCTGGCGTGCCAGCATGCGCGTTTCGTAGCCGACCAGGCGGTAGGCCGCGACCCGGGCCGGATTGAATTCGACCTGCACCTTGACGTCGTTCGCGATCGGGAACATGGTCGAGCCGAGTTCCTCGCTCAGGGTCTTGCGCGCTTCCAGCAGCGAATCGATATAGGCCGCGTTGCCATTGCCCGACTGCGCCAGGCGCTGCATCAGCGCGTCGTTCAGGTTGCCTTCGCCGACGCCCAGGATCGACAGGTAAACGCCGCTCTTGCGCTTCTCGGCGATGAATTTCTCGAGCTCGCGCGGGTCGCTCACGCCGACGTTGAAGTCGCCGTCGGTGGCGAGGACGACGCGGTTGACGGCTTTCGCATCGAAGTGGCGCTCGGCCATGGCATAGGCGCGCTGCAGGCCTGCGCCGCCGGCGGTTCCCCCGCCCGCGCCGAGGGCATCGATGGCGTCGAGGATCTTCTGCCTGTCCTTGCCGCTTGTCGGTTCCAGCGCGACGTTCGTGCCGTTGGCGTAGGTGACGATGGCGATCCGGTCCACGGGGACGCAGCTGCTGCGCGAACAGGTGGAAGCCCTGCTTCAGGAGCGGCAGGCGGTCCTGCGGTCCCATCGAGCCGGAGACGTCGACCAGCAGCACCACGTTCATCGGCGCGCGCTCGGCCGCCTTGACGTCGTAGCCGCGCACGGCGATGTGGACCAGCTGCTTGTCCGCGCTCCGGGGCTGGGCATGACGTTCGTCGTCAGCGCGAAAGGCTGGGCGCGGTTCGTGGGCCGGACGTAATCATAGGGGAAGTAGTTCACCATTTCCTCGACGCGCACCGCCGCGGCCGGCGGCAGCTGCCCCTCGGTCAGCTGGCGCCGCACGTAGGCATACGAGGCGGTATCGACATCGGTACTGAAGGTGGAGACGGGCTGCTCCTCGACCAGGACCACGCCGTTCGCTGTCTTGTCCGGGAACTTGTCCATGCCCGGCTGAATGGGTGGGGCCACGCGGGAATACGCCATCGGTGGCGGCGCCGGGGCGGGCAGGTAGGACGACGCGATCGACGAACCGGTGACGGTAACGCGCTGCTGCGGCTGGTGCTGCTGTTTCAATGCAGCAGCCTCCGCGGCAGGGGAGGCCGCGGGAGGCTGCGCCACCGCGGCCGGCTGCGGTGCCGTCCCCGCGGTCACCTCGTTGGCACGCATGTGCTGGTTCGGCTCGGGGGCGCTGCACGCTGCCAGCAGGAGGGAAACGGCTGCCATGACGGGCAGCACGGCGGAGGGATGTCGCATGTTCAGGACCTTGTCGAGTTATTGTTACTACAAGGTGCTACAGGGACAGCTTCGTTGCAATCGCGGTTACATGTTGTAATCGTTTGGCCACGCGACAGCGCTCTCCTGGCCGCAACCCGGACCTCAGCGCGGCACGATCGCGAACTGCGGCCCCTTGCTGTAGTCGGGTTTGATGCTGCGCCCCATGAACAAGGCCCAGGCTTTGCGTCCCGCTTCGCCGCCCACGCCCGCCGCGTAGGCCAGCGCCGGCTGCAGGTTGGAGGGAAAGCCCATTGCCGTGGCCGCGTAGCCGCCCATGTCGCCCGGCTTGTGGTCGAGCGCGGCCGCGAGCTGGGGGCTGTCGCAGGGCAGGGCGGCAGCCTCCGGACCGACGGTGACCGCATAGGCTTCGCCGATGTTGTCGAAATAGGGCGCCGTCGGCGTCGCGCGCACCGTCCGGTGTAGTTGGCCGCGGCCAGCCAGCAGGCGCCTTCGCCCACCATGCGCTCGAGCGGGAAGCGCGCCTTGTACTTCAGGAGCGGCTCGGCATCCTTGAAGCCCAGTTCGGCCAGGTGGCCGACGGCGGCCGTGAAGAAGTCGTCCTGCCAGGGCGCGACGGCGGTCTTCTTCTTGTAGATCACGGCCGGGCCGTTGACGATCACGCCGAGCTTGTTCGCCTGCGGGTTGGCGCTGTACTCGCTGTTGTACCAGTCGAGGTTACTGTCGAGGATGGCGAGCAGGTCGCGCTTGAGCGGGTGGCCGTCGGGCGTGATGTAAGCCGCTTCGCCCAGCGTGCGCAGGCTCCAGGCCTGGCCGCGCACCTGGTGCGGGGCCAGCAGGCCGCGGTTGTTCTTGCGGTAGCCGGGGTTGGAGGCGAACACGTTGTACATCGCCCAGAACTGCAGTTCCTCCAGATAGTAATGGTCGCCCGTGACCAGGTAAGGCAGGTAGGCAAAACCCGGCTGGTGCGCGCTGTCGGCCTTGTAAGGCGACTTGCAGGCTTCCCTCGGGCAGGGCGGGAAGGCTTCGAGCTTGCCGGTCTTCGGGTTATGGGTGTCGCGCTTCCCGCCGAGCAGGGTCATGTACGGGTAGTCGGCGAGGCTGACCGGCAGGCCGCTACGCTTGTCGCGGTAATGGGTGGACCAGCTTCCGGCCAGGTCGGCGGTGGCGAGCGTGATCTCCTTGGCGCGCGCGTCCATGCCGAGCAGGTAGATGGCGGCCCAGCCGGGCAGGATGCCGAGGTCGTGGCGTCCGCCCGTGTTGGGCATCGCCGGCGAGGCCTGGCCGACGCCCATCGGCTCGGTCTTCGGTCCGTTCCACTTGGCGTCCATGGCACTGCTCGACACCTGCACCGACTGGTCGTAGTTCGGCAGGGCGCGCGACGCGATCAGGTAGGCCGTGTCGTGGCGCAGGTGCACGTTCGGTGCCTGTCCGCTCCAGGCCAGCATGCGCCAGCGCGCATGGTGGAAATGGGTCAGGTTCTGTTTCGCGTAGACCGGCTTGCCGTCGACGGACAGCGTGACGTCGTAGGTGATGTTGCCTGGGTCGGGTTCGTAGGCCCAGTCGTTCTCGACGGCGACGTCGACCCGCGCCTTGTCGGTACCGCGGTACCAGCGTACGGCAAAGCGGGCTGCCAGGTGCGGATGCTCGGCACCCCTGGCGCTGCGTAGCGGCGCGGCCACCTGCAGCTCGGTGACGACGGGTCCGTTCAGCCAGGCCGGGCTTTTTGCGCCTTCAGCAGCGCGCCGAGCGAAGCGCCATAGTGTTCGCCGTCGACGACGATGTCGAGGGTGGCGTCAATGTCGCGCGGCTTCGCGGCTGCGCCATCGTCGGCCTTCTTCGCCGTCTTCACGAACGCAATGCCCGGGTCCTTGCCGGCCGGGAGGCGCGGCAGCAGCGTGGAGATGACGGCGTGGCGCACCGAACCATCGGCATGGCTGGCCTTGACGTCGACCTGCAGCGGCAGCGTGGCGCCGTCGGCCAGCCTGGCGACCAGGCCCGCGCCACGCGGCAGGTCGCCGGGCGCGAACACCTGGCCGAAGGTGAGGGGCACGTCCTTCTGTTCGCCGCGGCCTTCGTTTTCGACCACGACACCGGTGATGCCGCCGGCAGGAATGGCGAAAGCGCTTGCGCGGCGCTGGCTTGCCCTTCTCATCGTCGTCGTCATCGCGCGCACCGCCTTTGCGTTTCCCTGCAGGTTCCGATGGCGGGCCCGCCCGTCCCGCACCCGGTTCCTGCACCGGTGCCGGCGCCGCATCGCCATGGCGCTCGCTCAGCACGCGGCCGGCATCGAGCTTGCCGGTAACGGGCAGGCCTACATAGCCTGGATCGGCGCTGCTCCGCTTGTCCTGGGCGTGAACAAAGGCGGTGCCAAGGCACAGCAGGGCGCAAGCGAAGGGTAAGCGAAGGCCGAGGCGCAGGCGGGAAGGAGCGGAGACAGGATGCATGCGTGGTTCAGTGTTGGATACGGATGGGTGCACATTAAAACAAAAAGCGCCCCGCAGGGCGCCCGGTACATCACTGCTTGAGCGTGCGCTCGAACAGCTTGAAGATGCGGCGGTACTGGTCGAACCAGCTTTCCGGCTGCGTGTAGGCATGCCGTTCGAGCGGGTAGCTGGCCAGTTCCCAGTTATCCTTTTTCAGCTCGATCAGGCGCTGCGCCATGCGCACCGAGTCCTGGTAGAACACGTTGTCGTCGACCATGCCGTGGCCGATCAGGAGATGGCCTTGCAGCTTGTCGGCATACTCGATCGGCGAGGAGATGCGGTAGGCTTCCGGATCGATGTCGGGCGTGTTCAGGATGTTCGCCGTGTACTCGTGGTTGTAGCTGGTCCAGTCGGTGACGGGACGCAGGGCCGCGCCGGCCTTGAACATTTCCGGTGCGCGCATCAGCGCCATGAAGGTCATGAAGCCGCCATAGCTGCCGCCATAGATGCCCACGTTCGCCGCGTCGCCCTGGTGGTTCGCCACCATGTACTTCACGCCGTCCTGGTAGTCCACCAGTTCCGGGTGGCCCATCTGGCGGTAGATGGCGGTGCGCCAGTTGCGCCCATAGCCTTTCGACGCGCGGTAGTCCATGTCGAGCACGATGTAGCCTTTTTCCACCAGCAGGTTGTGGAACATCTGCTCGCGGAAGTAGACGGGGAAGCGCTGCGTCGTGTTCTGCAGGTAGCCGGCGCCGTGCACGAACATCACGACCGGGTACTTCTTGCCCGGCTCGAGCTTGGCCGGACGGTACAGCTTCGACCAGACCGGCTCGCCGCCCGCGCTCGAGGGCACGGCCACGTACTCGGGCTGGATCCATTCGCGCGCCTTGTATTCAAGCGTGCGGGTGTCGGTCAGCTTCGTCGCGGCGCCGCCCGATACCGGCACGCTGGCCAGCTGGGCCGGCGTGTAGCTGTTCGAGTAGTGCACCAGCAGCTTGCGCTCGTCCGGCGACAGGGCGAAGCGTTCGACGCCGGCCAGGCCGGTCACTTCGCGGGTGGCGCCGTCCTTCGCGTTCACCGCGCAGACTTCATAGGTGCCGGGTGTCTTGCGGTTGCACAGCAGGTAGGCGGTGGAGCCGTCGAAGCTCCATTGCACGTCGCCGGCTTCCCACTTGCCGCTAGTTAAGGCGCGTGCGTGGCCTGCCGCGTCCTGGGTGTACAGGTGCGAGTAGCCGCTTTCCTCGGACAGGTACCACAGCGTGCGGTTGTCCGGCAGCCAGCCGAATTCGGCATTGTCGTAATTGACCCAGGCTTCGTCGCTCAGGCGGTGCACGGGTTTCAGCTTGGCGGCGCCCAGGTCGACGGTGGCGATCCAGCGGTCCTTGTTGTCGACGGCGCGCAGCATCACCGCCACGCTCTTGCCGTCCTGGGTCCAGCGCATGGCGCCGGCTTCGCGGTCGGAAATGCGCAGCGGGCGGTTGCCCTTCAGGGGCTCCTGCCTGGCGGCCGCGCGCAGCTGCGCCAGCGGATCGACGGCGATGCCGGGCAGGCTGTCGAAGGACAGGTCGTGGACCTTCCCTCCCCCAGGTCGATCAGCTTGAGCTGCTCCGGCGCCGGGTTGTTGCGGCCGACGCGGGTACGCTCATCGTCCGCCTCCTCATAGCCCGATTCGGTCACGTAGCGCGGCATCTTGCCGACGCGGACCCTTGTCCGCGCTCTTGGCGGCGGTGATGACGAGCAGCCAGCGGCCGTCGGGCGACAGGGCGCTGCCTTCGATCGTGACTTTCTCGCCCGGGTAAATCGGGGAGGGCGCGCGGGTCGGGTCGGCGCGGCGCTCTTCCTCGGCGCGCGCACGGCCGGCGTCGCGGTCGTCCTGGCGCGTTTCAGGGTGGAGATCAGGCGCAGCTGCATCTCGCGCAGCGCGTCTGGATCCGTGGCTGCCGGGTCCTTGGCCGCGCGCGCGGCAGGGCGAGCGGCGCCTGCAGGCGGCTCGTGCGGTCCCAGCCGAACCAGTCGTGGCCGACGCGGAATTGCACGGCGCGGCCATCGTTTGAAAATTGCGGATCTTCCGCCTTCACGCCGCGCGTGACCTGGACCAGGGCGCCGCTTTTCAGGTCGCGCTCGAACAGGTCGCCATTGCGCATCAGGACAGCGCGCGTATGGTCGCGGTTGTAGACCACGTTCGGGCTATCCAGGCCAGCGAGTTCCTTGTCGGCGACGCGCCGTGCTTCGCCACCGGTTGCCAGGAAGGTATCGCGCAGTTGGGAGCCGGTGCGCTTCTGCTTGAAGTACACGCGCTTGCCGTCCCAACTCCACCAGGCGGCTTCCGCGGGGTTGCCGATCCAGTCCGGGTGGGCCATCGCCTGGTCGAGCGTGACGGGCGTGGGCGCAGCCGTCGCGGAAGCCGCGGACAGCACGGTCAGCGCGCTCATCGCGCTCAGAAATGTCAGTGCAGGAAGTCGCATCGTGAATGTGTGTTGAGGTGAGGGAAATAGCGTTCTGGCTAGAAAATGCGCATGCATTCTAGCTCAGCCATCGTGCTACCGGGCGCCTCACGATACGAATGTCCTGAAACAAAAACGCGGCCCGCGTACGTACGTACGGGGCCGCGTGGGGGGGCGCAGCGGCCTGCCGGCTTGCTGCGCTGCGATGGGTTCGCTCGGGTCAGTTCACCTGGCGCAGCGTTTTCGGACGGCGCGGCAGGAACATGGCGATGCGGGCAACCACGGCCAGGACGGCCAGGGCGACAGGCAGGAATTCAAGGATCGTCATGATCAACCCCTTGCGACTGTCGTACGGGCGGCGTGCCACCCACCGTGGGCCGCGTACAAGCCATTCGAGAAACTGCGCACCGCACTGAAGGCGGCCCTGAAATGGTGGCGCAGACCCGTTTGCTGCGCCTGGGTGATCTTGTGTTGCATGCTGCTCTCCTGGTCGATACTGCGATGTTGCGTTGCAGTATAAAGAGGAGCGAGGCATAAATAAACTTTCAGTTCATGATGCCAGCGATAAGCGGCGTGAATGTTTGGCGCCTGGTCCATCGCTGAGATATTGACGCTGCAAATGTCTGTCCGTTAGGGAACTGTATGGACGGGGGAATAGCAGGTGCGCCGACGTGTTCTTGCCGGCACACCCGCAAGCGCGCACCTGGGGCGGCCCGTTGGCGCCGGATCAGTCCTCGCAGTGCTTGCCGGCGTTTGCGCGCGAACGGGTGATGCCGGCCTCGGTGCCGAACAGCGGCAGGTCCAGGTAGGACTGCTCGGTGGCTGGCACCGCGAACACATAGCCACGGGTTTCCGGGCGATGGCGCAGCACCACCGGGCCAGGAAGACCGGCGCGAGCACGCGCTGCGCCTTGCGCTTGCCGAGGTCGAGGTAGCCGAAGCGCAGCGTCTGCGAGACGATGGCCTCGGCCGGCAGGCGTTCTTTCGCCTTGCCCAGCACGCTGGCCAGGTTGCGTGCCACCTGGCGCGCCGCCAGTTCAGGGGCGATGATGGCCGCCGTGTCGAGCGTCTCGGCCACGCCGGGACGGATACGGACCGCCAGCGCGTCGAGCACGCCGTCGCCGGCCAGCGTCACGGCAACCGAGGCCGCGCCCAGCACCGGTATGCCGGCGATTGACTGGCGATAGGCGCCGATGGCGCGAAACAGTAGCGCTTCGGCCACGCGGCCGTTCGGGTCGGCGCCCTGGCCCTTGGACTGGAACAGGCGCTCGAAGGCGAGGGTGTGCTCGCCGGCCCATTCGCGCACGCGCAGGCGCTCGGCGGCCGCTTCGACCTGCCGGGTCAGGGCCTCGCGTTCCTCGACGCGGGCGAAGGGCGTGGCGAATGGCGCCAGCCCGGAATGGAACTGCAGTGCGCCGGACGCGTGATACACCACGGCGCGGGCGCCGGCCGGCAGCTGCACCAGCGTGCGGTCGTCATGGACGACGAAATTGGCGCGGTCGTGCGGGCAGGCGTCCGCTTCCCGGATCAGGTTCAGGAAACGGCGCGCACGGGCGGCGGCATCGTCGCGGGTGAAAGGGCGCAGGGCGAGCACCTCGGCGCGGTTGGGCAGGTGGCCGTCGCAGGAGGCGGCCAGGCCATCGATCAGCTGTTGTTCGTTCATGGTTCAACCCTCCGTCCAGTACCACAGGATGCAGGCCTGCTGGGCCGGCGCCAGGTCGGCATCGACATTGCCGTGTCCCCACAGGTGATCGCGGTTCAGGTAGGACAGGTCCCAGCGGATGTTGCCGTTGTTCCAGGTGGCGGCGTTGCCGACGCAGACCGTGATCGGGTGGTTGTCGACATACCAGTCGGACACGCCGTTGTGCCAGGCCTGGTGGACCGTGTCGCCATCCGTCAGGTTGTCGGCCACGTCCTCGCCGCATTCGTCGGTAGTAATG from Massilia sp. Se16.2.3 carries:
- a CDS encoding YfbK domain-containing protein encodes the protein MQAAPLDARFAVAVAAFGQRLRGEPQVMGYSHAEIADLANGARGVDSEGYRAEFVRLVRQAEALAKVGGSGQP
- a CDS encoding YfbK domain-containing protein, translating into MDRIAIVTYANGTNVALEPTSGKDRQKILDAIDALGAGGGTAGGAGLQRAYAMAERHFDAKAVNRVVLATDGDFNVGVSDPRELEKFIAEKRKSGVYLSILGVGEGNLNDALMQRLAQSGNGNAAYIDSLLEARKTLSEELGSTMFPIANDVKVQVEFNPARVAAYRLVGYETRMLARQDFKDDKVDAGDMGAGHSVTAIYEITPAAAAGKLVDPLRYGADRGKKAANAATGDELCFVRLRYKLPGESSSRLVEQPVRAASVPQDAAGRAP
- a CDS encoding von Willebrand factor type A domain-containing protein, encoding MRHPSAVLPVMAAVSLLLAACSAPEPNQHMRANEVTAGTAPQPAAVAQPPAASPAAEAAALKQQHQPQQRVTVTGSSIASSYLPAPAPPPMAYSRVAPPIQPGMDKFPDKTANGVVLVEEQPVSTFSTDVDTASYAYVRRQLTEGQLPPAAAVRVEEMVNYFPYDYVRPTNRAQPFALTTNVMPSPGARTSSWSTSPCAATTSRRPSARR
- a CDS encoding S9 family peptidase, which gives rise to MRWTQDGKSVAVMLRAVDNKDRWIATVDLGAAKLKPVHRLSDEAWVNYDNAEFGWLPDNRTLWYLSEESGYSHLYTQDAAGHARALTSGKWEAGDVQWSFDGSTAYLLCNRKTPGTYEVCAVNAKDGATREVTGLAGVERFALSPDERKLLVHYSNSYTPAQLASVPVSGGAATKLTDTRTLEYKAREWIQPEYVAVPSSAGGEPVWSKLYRPAKLEPGKKYPVVMFVHGAGYLQNTTQRFPVYFREQMFHNLLVEKGYIVLDMDYRASKGYGRNWRTAIYRQMGHPELVDYQDGVKYMVANHQGDAANVGIYGGSYGGFMTFMALMRAPEMFKAGAALRPVTDWTSYNHEYTANILNTPDIDPEAYRISSPIEYADKLQGHLLIGHGMVDDNVFYQDSVRMAQRLIELKKDNWELASYPLERHAYTQPESWFDQYRRIFKLFERTLKQ